One window from the genome of Pseudonocardia hierapolitana encodes:
- a CDS encoding sugar ABC transporter substrate-binding protein, which yields MPADMSHLPVSTRRTFLSLVGALGIGGALAACGGDTGGLDSGGGSGGGKPTLKQWYHLYGESGTEQAVQRYAQGYERATVEVQWTPGDYESKLSSGLLSDSGPDVFEYQLNVDMVRSGQIVPLDDIVGPVRGDYTDTDVTATSLDGSIYGVKIVDDTGFLYYRKSLLAAAGVQPPTTMDELIDASRALNRDGVKGLFIGNDAGVTPAFGGGALLDLVLWSAGTANLTADNRIGFTTPEAKDSFRKLRELAESGSILLGAPTDFWDPSAFTQELAAMQWCGLWAMPKIKEAFGDDFGIVPWPALSATVGKPVTFLGGWTSFVSAKARDVDLAKDFVKWLWIDNAEAQEDFNLSYGFHIPPRKSLAASAQKLQEGVAAEALRIFNESAVAPNPMWTPKMKSAFADAATAIVRGGGDIDAELAKAQQAVEAELARLAA from the coding sequence ATGCCTGCGGACATGTCCCACCTGCCGGTGTCCACCCGCCGCACGTTCCTGTCCCTGGTGGGTGCGCTCGGCATCGGAGGCGCGCTCGCCGCGTGCGGTGGGGACACCGGTGGCCTCGACAGCGGTGGAGGGTCCGGCGGCGGCAAGCCGACGCTCAAGCAGTGGTACCACCTCTACGGCGAGTCGGGCACGGAGCAGGCGGTGCAGCGCTACGCCCAGGGCTACGAGCGGGCCACCGTCGAGGTGCAGTGGACACCCGGCGACTACGAGTCGAAGCTGTCGTCCGGGCTGCTGTCCGACAGCGGCCCTGACGTCTTCGAGTACCAGCTCAACGTGGACATGGTCCGCAGCGGACAGATCGTCCCGCTCGACGACATCGTCGGCCCGGTGCGGGGCGACTACACCGACACCGACGTCACGGCCACGTCGCTCGACGGCTCGATCTACGGCGTGAAGATCGTCGACGACACCGGCTTCCTCTACTACCGCAAGAGCCTCCTCGCCGCGGCGGGCGTGCAGCCGCCCACCACGATGGACGAGCTGATCGACGCCTCCCGCGCGCTGAACCGGGACGGCGTCAAGGGCCTGTTCATCGGCAACGACGCCGGGGTCACCCCCGCGTTCGGCGGCGGCGCCCTGCTCGACCTCGTGTTGTGGTCGGCAGGAACGGCGAACCTCACCGCGGACAACAGGATCGGCTTCACCACGCCGGAGGCGAAGGACTCGTTCCGCAAGCTGCGTGAGCTCGCCGAGAGCGGTTCGATCCTGCTCGGGGCGCCCACCGACTTCTGGGACCCGTCGGCGTTCACCCAGGAGCTCGCCGCCATGCAGTGGTGCGGGCTCTGGGCGATGCCGAAGATCAAAGAGGCATTCGGCGACGACTTCGGCATCGTGCCGTGGCCCGCGCTGAGCGCGACCGTCGGCAAGCCGGTCACCTTCCTCGGCGGCTGGACCTCCTTCGTCAGCGCCAAGGCGCGGGACGTCGACCTGGCCAAGGACTTCGTCAAGTGGCTGTGGATCGACAACGCCGAGGCGCAGGAGGACTTCAACCTCTCGTACGGCTTCCACATCCCGCCGCGCAAGAGCCTCGCTGCGAGCGCCCAGAAGCTGCAGGAAGGGGTCGCGGCGGAGGCCCTGCGCATCTTCAACGAGTCCGCGGTGGCGCCGAACCCGATGTGGACCCCGAAGATGAAGTCGGCGTTCGCCGATGCGGCCACCGCGATCGTCCGCGGCGGCGGAGACATCGACGCCGAGCTCGCCAAGGCGCAGCAGGCGGTCGAGGCCGAGCTGGCCCGCCTCGCGGCGTGA
- a CDS encoding carbohydrate ABC transporter permease, whose amino-acid sequence MGATPAFWLFMGPFLAGLVVFVYLPIAWSFVLSFNRAQNTVQPREFVGLQNYLDLLGPGPFLDSLWTFTVFAAIIVPLTFVLSLLLAVLLNQIAVARAFFRSAFFLPTACSYVVASLIWKLSIFNGVRFGLANQVLSLFGVENIAWLSSVSPPWYWLVLATVRLWLQLGFYIILFLAGLQRISPELYEAAYVDGAKAGWQTFRHITLPQLRTTSVAVLLLNLIAAYQAFDEFYNLLGNSSLARPPLVYLYYTAQSNQDYGHGSAGAMILAALIVLVTLAQNRIYGFGRPET is encoded by the coding sequence ATGGGGGCCACGCCTGCGTTCTGGCTCTTCATGGGGCCGTTCCTCGCGGGCCTGGTCGTGTTCGTGTACCTGCCGATCGCCTGGAGCTTCGTCCTCAGCTTCAACCGGGCGCAGAACACGGTGCAGCCCCGCGAGTTCGTCGGCCTCCAGAACTACCTCGACCTGCTCGGGCCCGGGCCGTTCCTCGACAGCCTGTGGACCTTCACCGTCTTCGCCGCGATCATCGTGCCGCTCACGTTCGTGCTGTCGCTGCTGCTCGCGGTGCTGCTCAACCAGATCGCCGTGGCGCGGGCCTTCTTCCGGTCGGCCTTCTTCCTGCCCACCGCGTGCTCCTACGTGGTGGCGTCGCTGATCTGGAAGCTGTCGATCTTCAACGGCGTGCGGTTCGGGCTGGCCAACCAGGTGCTCTCGCTGTTCGGCGTCGAGAACATCGCGTGGCTGTCGTCGGTGAGCCCGCCGTGGTACTGGCTGGTGCTGGCCACCGTGCGGCTGTGGCTGCAGCTGGGCTTCTACATCATCCTGTTCCTCGCCGGGCTGCAGCGGATCTCCCCCGAGCTCTACGAGGCCGCGTACGTGGACGGTGCCAAGGCCGGGTGGCAGACGTTCCGCCACATCACCCTGCCGCAGCTGCGGACGACGTCGGTGGCGGTGCTGCTGCTCAACCTGATCGCGGCCTACCAGGCGTTCGACGAGTTCTACAACCTCCTGGGCAACAGCTCGCTGGCCCGGCCGCCGCTCGTCTACCTCTACTACACCGCGCAGAGCAACCAGGACTACGGCCACGGCAGCGCAGGCGCCATGATCCTCGCCGCCCTGATCGTGCTGGTGACGCTGGCGCAGAACCGCATCTACGGGTTCGGGAGGCCGGAGACATGA
- a CDS encoding carbohydrate ABC transporter permease, with protein MRQSGIPVTVARYAALVVATVLFLLPFYLMLRNALATDREITGVDWTIFPSSLRWGNVAEAFADPTANLARAMFNSAFIAVTQTAGTVLLSSMAGYALARIPFRYATPIFYAVLLTLMVPPAVTFVPSFIIVSRLGWVNSYQGIIVPVLFSGFTAFLFRQYFLNFPRELEEAGRIDGLGYLGVFWRIVVPNSLGFFAAISVITAIASWNQFLWPLVVGQNPSMWTVQVSLSTLMTAQTINLHQVFMAALISIVPLVLVFVFLQRYLVQGVAESGIKG; from the coding sequence ATGAGGCAGTCCGGCATCCCCGTGACCGTGGCGCGGTACGCCGCGCTCGTCGTCGCGACCGTGCTGTTCCTGCTGCCGTTCTACCTGATGCTGCGCAACGCGCTCGCGACCGACCGGGAGATCACCGGCGTCGACTGGACGATCTTCCCGAGCTCGCTGCGGTGGGGCAACGTCGCCGAGGCCTTCGCGGACCCGACGGCGAACCTCGCACGGGCCATGTTCAACTCGGCGTTCATCGCGGTGACGCAGACGGCCGGGACGGTGCTGCTCTCGTCGATGGCGGGGTACGCGCTGGCCCGCATCCCGTTCCGGTACGCCACCCCGATCTTCTACGCGGTGCTGCTCACGCTGATGGTGCCGCCCGCCGTGACGTTCGTGCCGAGCTTCATCATCGTGTCCCGGCTGGGCTGGGTGAACTCCTACCAGGGGATCATCGTCCCGGTCCTGTTCAGCGGGTTCACCGCGTTCCTGTTCCGGCAGTACTTCCTCAACTTCCCGCGGGAGCTGGAGGAGGCGGGCCGCATCGACGGCCTCGGCTACCTCGGCGTCTTCTGGCGGATCGTGGTGCCGAACTCGCTCGGTTTCTTCGCCGCCATCTCGGTCATCACGGCCATCGCCTCGTGGAACCAGTTCCTGTGGCCGCTCGTCGTCGGGCAGAACCCGTCGATGTGGACGGTGCAGGTGTCGCTCTCGACGCTGATGACGGCCCAGACGATCAACCTGCACCAGGTGTTCATGGCCGCGCTCATCTCGATCGTGCCCCTGGTGCTCGTGTTCGTGTTCCTGCAGCGCTACCTCGTGCAGGGAGTCGCGGAGTCGGGGATCAAGGGCTGA
- a CDS encoding nuclear transport factor 2 family protein gives MTDDALTVLRGMYAAEQEYLDAGGPGRASFETLAPFFAPDVVLHQAETLPYGGTWRGHAGLERFFAAMSTAWEAFEMLEQEFHPAGDVVVVRTEVRATARATGRKLEFPILQTVRVAEGRITEVWPFYWDTAAIADACRAVPHTATRAAR, from the coding sequence ATGACCGACGACGCACTGACCGTGCTGCGGGGCATGTACGCGGCCGAGCAGGAGTACCTGGACGCGGGCGGGCCCGGAAGGGCGAGCTTCGAGACCCTGGCGCCGTTCTTCGCGCCCGACGTGGTGCTGCACCAGGCCGAGACGCTGCCCTACGGCGGCACCTGGCGCGGGCACGCCGGGCTGGAGCGCTTCTTCGCAGCGATGAGCACGGCCTGGGAGGCGTTCGAGATGCTCGAGCAGGAGTTCCACCCGGCCGGCGACGTGGTCGTCGTGCGCACCGAGGTGCGCGCCACGGCCCGCGCGACCGGCCGGAAGCTGGAGTTCCCGATCCTGCAGACGGTGCGCGTCGCCGAGGGGCGCATCACCGAGGTGTGGCCGTTCTACTGGGACACCGCGGCGATCGCGGACGCCTGCCGGGCCGTTCCGCACACCGCTACCCGCGCGGCCAGGTGA